The following are encoded together in the Lepidochelys kempii isolate rLepKem1 chromosome 7, rLepKem1.hap2, whole genome shotgun sequence genome:
- the LOC140915150 gene encoding uncharacterized protein, which translates to MQSSSAQVTMMESQNRKRAPAWTEREVQDLIAVWGEESVLSELRSSFRNAKTFVKISQGMKDRGHNRDPKQCRVKLKELRQAYQKTREANSRSGSEPQTCRFYDELHAILGGSATTTPAVLFDSFNGDGGNTEAGFGDEEDEEEEEVVDSSQQASGETGFPDSQELFLTLDLEPVPPEPTQGCLLDPAGGEGTSAACVSMITGSSPSQRLVKLRKKKKRTRDEMFSELMLSSHTDRAQTNAWRQIMSECRKAQNDREERWRAEESKWRAEDRAEAQMWRQRDERRQDSMLRLLQDQTRMLQCMVELQQRQLEHRLPLLPLFDEQPPKNQKQAQ; encoded by the exons atgcagagctcatcagcacaggtgaccatgatggagtcccagaatcgcaaaagagctccagcatggaccgaacgggaggtacaggatctgatcgctgtttggggagaggaatccgtgctatcagaactccgttccagttttcgaaatgccaaaacctttgtgaaaatctcccagggcatgaaggacagaggccataacagggacccgaagcagtgccgcgtgaaactgaaggagctgaggcaagcctaccagaaaaccagagaggcgaacagccgctctgggtcagagccccaaacatgccgcttctatgatgagctgcatgccattttagggggttcagccaccactaccccagccgtgttgtttgactccttcaatggagatggaggcaatacggaagcaggttttggggacgaagaagatgaggaggaggaggaggttgtagatagctcacagcaagcaagcggagaaaccggttttcccgacagccaggaactgtttctcaccctagacctggagccagtaccccccgaacccacccaaggctgcctcctggacccagcaggcggagaagggacctctg ctgcatgtgtttcaatgatcacaggatcttctccttcccagaggctagtgaagcttagaaagaaaaaaaaacgcactcgcgatgaaatgttctccgagctcatgctgtcctcccacactgacagagcacagacgaatgcgtggaggcaaataatgtcagagtgcaggaaagcacaaaatgaccgggaggagaggtggagggctgaagagagtaagtggcgggctgaagacagggctgaagctcaaatgtggcggcagcgtgatgagaggaggcaggattcaatgctgaggctgctgcaggaccaaaccagaatgctccagtgtatggttgagctgcagcaaaggcagctggagcacagactgccactgctgcccctct